The following proteins are co-located in the Telopea speciosissima isolate NSW1024214 ecotype Mountain lineage chromosome 9, Tspe_v1, whole genome shotgun sequence genome:
- the LOC122640816 gene encoding vacuolar protein sorting-associated protein 2 homolog 1, protein MSFIFGKRKTPAELLRENKRMLDKSIREIERERQGLQTQEKKLIVEIKKSAKQGQMGAVKIMAKDLIRTRHQIEKFYKLKSQLQGVALRIQTLKSTQAMGEAMKGVTKAMGQMNRQMNLPSLQKIMQEFERQNEKMEMVTEVMGEAIDDALEGDEEEEETDELVSQVLDEIGIDINSELLNAPSGAVAAPAAKSKVAQAEPTGNDDGGIDNELQARLDNLRRM, encoded by the exons ATGAGTTTCATCTTCGGCAAGAGGAAGACCCCCGCAG AACTTCTGCGGGAGAATAAGAGGATGTTGGACAAATCAATCAGAGAAATTGAACGAGAGAGACAAGGTCTACAAACACAAGAGAAAAAGCTTATTgtagaaataaagaaaagtgCTAAGCAAGGGCAGATG GGAGCTGTCAAAATAATGGCCAAAGACCTTATTAGAACACGACATCAGATTGAAAAATTCTACAAGCTTAAATCACAACTTCAAGGTGTTGCTCTTAGAATTCAG ACATTGAAATCTACACAAGCAATGGGGGAGGCCATGAAAGGTGTCACAAAGGCGATGGGCCAGATGAATAGGCAGATGAACTTGCCATCGTTGCAAAAGATAATGCAAGAATTTGAGAGGCAGAATGAAAAGATGGAAATGGTAACAGAGGTGATGGGAGAAGCCATTGATGATGCTttggaaggggatgaagaagaggaggaaactGATGAGCTTGTGAGCCAGGTGCTTGATGAGATAGGAATTGACATCAATTCAGAG CTACTGAATGCACCCTCAGGAGCAGTGGCTGCTCCAGCTGCCAAGTCCAAGGTTGCTCAAGCTGAGCCGACAGGGAACGATGACGGTGGTATAGATAATGAGCTACAGGCTAGGTTAGACAATTTAAGGAGAATGTAA